TCCAAGCCTGCAGAGAGGTGACTCTTAAATGTGGTGGCAATGACTATGAAGTATTGTCAGGAAGGTCTTAGCTGTATTCTCTTTCCTTCTAGCTTCTGAAAAAGTAGGTTATATATAGAAGGTGATTGAATAGTTGAtttaaacataaagaaaaaaaaattacaaaaagcaaaggaagcaggGTTAGATTATATGATTTACATCATTGAACCTTGAATGCCAGATGTTATACCTTTCATGAGGTTATCATTTAAAGTGTGGAggtttctgtatttgttttacattCTTCTTGGGAAGAATACAGCATCTTTTGTAGGAAGCTAAACTTCCTACGGGATCTGCACTAGGCTGGgctatttcatttcttattaaaCTCAAACCTGCTTTGAGTTTCAACTGTTTTTCACCTTCAGATAACATGTAAGAActtggttttattatttaatcaTTTCTCTTGCCATGTGATGAGATAATTAGGAGACTTGTGAGAAAAGTTAGGTTATGTCCCCTGTTGCTGGGGGCTGTTGTGAAGAGGCCACGGTGCCGATGTCGGGAGCGGAGCCATCGGTGGCTGTTCTCTGTGGCGCAATGCCAGTGCTGTCCCTGCGGCTGCGGGGCCCCAATGTCGAGACCAGGCTGTGGAGACTTAGGCCTGTTGTTAATTGGTTATCTTCTGATCAAAGTTATATCAGTGCACTTAGTGTTGTTTATGCCTGTTCAAAGAATTGTACAATGGCCTGAAATTAGACAAGTGCATTTTTTTATCACTGCGTCAGCTCTTCATTTTTTGAGTGTTTAACTAGAATATGCACAAGAGCTGTTCacaataaactgaaaatgtataTGCAAGTTAGTGTGAAATTTCTTCCAATTTTGCTGCAAACAAACTAGAAATCTAAGTTCTTAGCTCACTTTCAGCGAGTTGGATAGCAAATGACTTTCGACCTATCTGAAGTTGTATGCTTCATACCCTTCTTTCATctaaaccccaaaccaactaggctcttcaggaaagacaggccatgcagatggggagggggtgtagctatttatgtcaatGATAAGCTGGAGAGTATGGAATTctgcctggggacaggtgatggGCCAACTGAGAGTTTGTGAGTTAGGGTCAGAGGGAAAACtgcgatgggggacattattgtgggggtctgctacagggTACCCAGTCAGGAGGACTGTGTGGATGAAGCCCTGTaagacagataggagcagcctcatgctcacaggcccttgtcctcatgggggacttcaaccaccctgatatccagcccagcacaagcaatccaggaggttcctcgattgtgtggaagacaacttcttcttgcaagtaatagaggagacaacaaggagaggtgccatgcttgaccttgtgctcaccagcagggaggagctggtgatgaatgtgatgctccagggcagctttGGCTGCAATGATTATGAAACAGTGGAGTTTCAGGTCCTCAGagcagtgagaagagcatgcagcaagctcactgccctggacttcaagagagcagactttggcctcttcaggagtCTGCTCcgtaaggttccatgggataaatCTCTTGGCAAGGGCACCCAAAaatgctggctgatattcaaggatcacctgctacaagctcaggagcgTTGCATcccaacaagaaggaaatggggcaagaaggccaggaggcctccatggatggataaggagctgctgagaaaactcagaaggaaaaactaAGCTTATAGAAtgtggaagtgaggacaggtggcctgggaagaatacagggagattgtctgggaagctagggaccaggttaggaaagctaaggcccagttagaattgaatctggccagggatgtcaaggataacaggaaaggcttctataggtatgtcgcaaacaaaagacagactagggataatgtgggccctcaCTGGAGGGAgacaggagaactggctaccctggatttagggaaggctgaggttctcagtggcttctttgcctcagtcttcactggcaagtgctctagTCACATcgctcaagtcttggaaggtGGATGCAGGGaatgtgagaatgaagaccttaggcccactgtagggaaggatcaggtttgagatcatcttaggaacctgaatgtgcacaagtcccatgggacctgatgaaatccatctgtgagTCCTGAGGGAGCAggcagatgaagttgctaagccactgtccatcatatttgaaaaatcatggcactcaggtgaagttcccgatgactggaaaaagggaaatataacccctattttcaagaaggggaaaatggaagacctgggaatcatagaatagttagggttggaaaagaccttaagaccatgtagttccaccccccctgccatggacagggactcctcacagtagaccatgtcacccaagactctgtccaacctggccttgaacagtgccagggatggagcatttaccacttctttgggcaacctgttccagtgcctcaccaccctcacagaaactacagaccagtcagtctcacctgtgtgcctggcaggatcaaGGAGCAGATTCTCCTAGAAACCATGCaagggcacatgaaaaacaatgaggtagTTTGTGACAGCCAACAAAGTAGAGGCTTTGGCAAATCGTGCGTGACcgatttggtggccttctatgatggggctacagaactgatggacagcggctgagcagttgacgtcatctacctggacttgtgcaaagcattccacgctgtcctgcacgacatccttgtctctaaactggagagacatcaatttgatggatggaccactcggtggataaagaactggctggatgttCACACACAGGGAtttgtggtcaacagctcaatgtccagctgGAGACAGGTAACGAGTAGTGTCCCTCAGcgatcagtgttgggaccaatcttgttcaacatctttgtcagtgacatggacagtgggagtgaggtgccctcagcaagtttgccgatgacaccaagctgcatggtttggttgatatgctggagggaagggatgccatccagagggacctggacacgcttgtgaggtgggccgatgccaacctcatgaagttcagcaatgtgaagtgcaaggtcctgtaTTTTAAGAAGTGTGCACGTTAGGACCTCCTTATGTTGCTGGCATTTCATGTGGCTGAGATCATGCTCCACCCACAGTCAATCTCTATTGCGGctaaatttttgttttaaatgggtATTTACACCATCTTTCTCAGGATAGTAAATAAAGactatttttcttccagtcattgtgacattatttttttgtctttttgttgtctattacagatttttaatgtgtttttaaaatatatttgaaacatCTTAAAAGCAATGTGAGAACTATGTTTAAACACAATTTAATCCAATGTAAGAGGTAAAAAGGGGGGGGCATAGACAGAGATATGTATGTATAAGCAACCACTGGTCACATGTTTACTTGTCACAGTTCCCTGAAGGCAGCTGTGAGGAAATGTGATGCCTCCTTTGGGGAGCTACTGGTTTTGGAGGGAGTCATTTGGATCTGCATTTCTTGTACAGTCTGTAGCAAATGCagttagaaatgttttcacCTGAGTTTGTTCTTATGTACCAAAAACTCAGTGTAATGGAAGCCACGcatttttttgaaaaaagttTTATGTTCATGGTTTAAAATAGCCATTGAGGGAAAGGgattctgaaatgctttaatcTCTGTTAATTGGCATGATGTCAGAGAGCCAAAGCTGCTAAATATTACTCTTCGGAGCTTGCATTTCAGCTGTAGGTTTATTTGctagggtttgttttttgttttcattttatttagcattttagaATAGCTGTAATCCCATTTAGAACCATAGAATTtcataagaaatatttaaaatgtaaatttcaaaggaaactgCTTTAACAGCATTAAAAGCTGGCAACTCCTGGGTTCTGAACTCCCTGAACCatattgattttcttctgttggaGAATTTCTGTGCAGCCCATTGGGAAAGTTTTCCCTGTCCTTTGCATAGCTCTTCCTGTGGTGCTGACGATGCCCAGGACATTCAAGGACCATCTGCTCCCTTCCCATGAGGGCTGTACAGGGCTGGGgctccagtgctgctctgcagctgctcaacatttctgagaaaaagaatcTTTGTAAAAAGCTAAACCTATGGGTGTTTAAGACCCCCAGACTAAAGCACTCGTCGGACAGACAGAGATCCTGGTTAGTGTCTTCCCTATTTCCCCTCCTGGAGGATGCTGCTCCTGGCCCATGGAGTCTCTCTTCAGGTGAAGGAGTCACTGGGATTGTCCTTTGTTGGAATCAGGCTGGAGGCAGCATGGATGACAGCAGTGATGCCACACCGGAGCTGTCCTTCTGTCTGTTCATTCATCAGGGAACTGTCTCCCTGGCAGAGGGCTGCTGGGAATCAGAGCATCGGTGGTAGTTATTCTCAGCTTTTTATTGTGAAATATCAAATCAATGTAAGGGAAGGATCTGCATGACCCAGACAAAGCTTAATCCTCCTCAAGGATGATGGAGCAGGTAACAGCTTCAGAAGGTATAGTGGTACATGTATTTTGTCTTATTTGCTGACCACATGGAATGAACAATAAACACATGATTCTTGTTTGCTATTCAGTAGGACTACCTCTTCATTATATAGAGAAATGCAGAGGTGTGTAACTAATGGAATTTTCACAtataaactgaagaaatgaaacagcTGGATCGTggtaaaatggcaaaaatagACTTCTGCCTTTTTAACATCTCAAAGTTTATCATTCTTTTAATAATGAAAGGGTACTCATCCCTAAATGATGCTCTTTGGCTACTGGGATGGAACTGATCACCAAAAACTATTGTGCAGCTTCAAGTCAAATTGCTATATCCTTGTATTTGTGCCACCAGTGTCCTTGGCATCCTGAAAGTActggctgcttttgctttggGAATCCATCATGGGAGCAGCTATTACTTGGCTTTGTGGTAACTGTCTGGAAAGATGAGGAGGTCTGACTCATTGAGCATACCCTTGTGCTGGGTAATTGGGAGTTTTCAGCTGattctgctttcttccacaTCCCCTGTTGCATCCTTGTTATCCTTTAACGTTGTGCTGCCAGTCATTGTCTTAAGCCATGAGAAGTGGCGGTGTGCCTGGGCTGCCTTCCAGCCACCACTGCTAAGCTTCACATGGAAGTGATGGGAGACAGGGGAGTTGAACTGCTCAGGCTGGATGGTGCGACGGTACGGGACAGTGACTCCTCCAAGTCAGCAGCATTTGGCTTAGAGACTTGTACAGTGACTATACAGGCTTGACAGAGTATTAAATGGCTTTAATCTCTGAGGCATTTAGTCTCTGAGAGTAACTAAGGCTATTAATATTTAACTTACTGTTTTCCCTTGTCTTGGGCTTTAGGCTGGGGTTGCTGAGTATCTGGGTCTGATGCACTATATGGATGTTGTGACACTGATCGGAACTATGCAGTATGTCGCACCCATGTCTGATGAAAACGTCATTGTGACAGACACAGAGTTCAACAACGTTACCGTCCGTCTGTACCTGCCCAGAAAGGCATCTGATGGGCTGAGAAGGGCGGTGGTCTACTTCCATGGTGGAGGATGGTGTATAGGACACGTAGGTAAGCTCTTCTTTGCCAGTACCAACGGTCTGTGTTAagtcttgcttttgtttcatggGAGCTGCCACAGCAAGGGTCAGGGAACTGGTGTTTCACCAGTTAAAAACAGGTGGAAATTTTGGAAAGTCACCTGGAAGCTTCTGCAAAGCGGAATATGCTGTTGTATGTGTGTCCTCAAATGGAGCTGGAGTGTATTCTAAGGGACTCATTTTATCTCAGGCATGAAACCCTACGATCTTCTGGCAAGGTGGACTTCAAACACGTTAAATGCTGTCGTGGTATCAGTCAAGTAAGAGATTCTTGTTCTAGATGGGTTGAGGGTTCGGaataaattaatgtatttcaactaattttttaatacctttttttgaTCACGGCCTTTCCTGCTAGCTTTAAGTATTTGTAAACAAAAGCTGTCAAGTTTGCAGCGGGTGAATTATGGTTGGTGATTATTTTGGATATCACTTTGTGAAGTTGGATgggtaataaaatatttgagataGATAATTCCCATTTCTCTGGGCACAGAAGATAAACATTCACCAACTAGGGCAGATGTTAGCAagcctttgtttttattaatagtGTGAAATAACAGACTTCTATCTGCCTCTAACAGTTACAGGTTGGCACCTAAATATCGTTTTCCCATCCAGTTTGAAGATGTGTATTCGGTAACAAAGTTCTTCCTCCAGAGCAGTGTCCTCTCCCAGTATGGGGTGGACCCAGATCGGGTCTGTGTTGCAGGAGACAGTGCAGGTGGCAACTTAGCTGCAGCTGTGGCACAGCaggtaaataaaacaaagctggTTTGTTAGCTTAAAAtgttgggggggtggggggtgggtgtgtttgttttgttaatttatgAACACTTAGAAAAGGCTAGCAAAAGGCTTTGCAAGTGCACCTCCCAGATGACTCTTGTGGTCCATGTACACAGAATGACATGCAGCCTCCAGAACTGTCAGTGAGTGCTCCAAGTTCCAGGGTGAGCAGATTTACTTGAGCCATTTAATGGCATTAAAGCAGCTTTGATGCCATGATGTTGTCCAAAATGTTACACTCTAAAAAAGTCAACTTGCCTATAATTAGGGCATATATCACTCTATCCTTAAGCACATTTCAACTGATTTAGGTATGTTGTTTGAATTTTAGCAATTTGCCTCATATAGCTGTAAAtagcaggggggaaaaaacccccaaaaaaccactaAATAAATGTTCCAGTGTCACTTGATCACAGATAGTTCAATGCCTTCTGCACTCCTCTCTCAGCTTTACTAAATAAAGTCAGTGTGATGTTGTTGCTATCTTGAGAAATTATTTAGATTGTAATGAATCTCACTTGGAAAGGTGGTGAATTTGCTATGGACACTGAAGGCAAAAGATCAGAGAGAAATTTATTAgtgaagaggggaaaaggatGACATATAAGAAATGTCACTGTTCAAttaatcacattttatttttcacatgtcTAAAATGCACAGAGTTGTAGTTGTTTGAGTTCTAACACCTCTAACATCTCAGGgctaaaaaagcaaacaggtgGATAAGCTCTAAATTGTTTGAAATGATTAAAGGAGTCTCAGAAAGGAGCAATTTTTAAGCTGTAAGAAATTTTCTGTAATAGAAAAATCATTTGTTACTACCTCAGAAAGCATCAATGCTTCAAAAAGTCTCTATGcttcaaaaaatatttcctgaataTTATTATccttcaaaataagaaataaaattaaattatatttgatGTTTGAGCATTTTTAATACAACATACTGTTTTAGGTGATCTGCCTATGAATTTAGAATTCCTCTAAATTAATCTGTCATAGTTTTAGTGATAATCTTTTGTTTATGCTGTAAAATGTGTGTATTAAATCCTTACTTTTAAGATCTCCTGTCAGTGTGGAAGAACCAACACTTTTTAACTgactttttgtatttatttctgttttcttttacagctgtCAGAGGACCCTGAAGTCAAAACTAAACTCAAAGTCCAAGCTTTGCTTTACCCTGCTCTTCAAGTGCTTGACCTAAATTTGCCATCTtaccaagaaaatgaaaacgATCCCATTTTATCCAGATCACTTACGGTCAGGTTCTGGAGTGAGTATTTCACTTCAGATTTGTCTCTCAGGGAAGCGATGATCTCCAATAGGCATGTCCCAGTTGAATCAAGCcacttgtttcagtttgtaaaCTGGAGCAACTTGCTGCCTGAGGAGATGAAGAAAGATCATATCTACATCAGTCCCACCTACGGCAGCTCCAAGCTTGCCCAGAAGTACCCAGGGTTTCTGGATCTGAGGGCGGCACCGCTGCTGGCAGGTGATGCCCAGCTACGCAAGCTGCCCCGCACCTACATCCTCACCTGTGAGCATGACGTCTTACGGGATGATGGAGTCATGTATGCCAGGCGCCTCCAGGCAGCAGGCATTCCCGTCACACATGACCATGCCAAGGATGCCTTTCACGGGGCGATGGCATTTATCTCATTTCCAACTGAGTTAGCTGTAGGGCGCCGCCTGTTGAACAGGTATATTGAGTGGTTAAATGAGAATCTGTGAGCTGAAAATGTTGCTCTGCTATGCCTGGCTCACGTTCACTGGGtgtgatcttaaggtccttcccaaccctaaccattctatgattctatgattaaggAGCATAGGAGAATAGGAGCTATGTGACTTCTGGGGTGATTGCTGTCTTCATTGTGTTGCGTTTCTTATCTTGTCTAGCAGGAAAATCGAGCTGATTCTAATCTGTGTGTTCTTTTAGTGCTGTTGTGTGAGCTCAGAACCACATAAACTGCCCTGGGATTTATCTTCTGGCCAAGACCAGAAGGGTTGGTGTGCCTCACCCTGCCTGTGCTTGTTTGAGCCCTGGGCTGATACAGTGTGTGGGACTTGGTGTCCTGTGTTGGCCGCTGCTTGTTTCTTCGTATCACTGGCTTGTGCAAATGGGCAAGGTGACTGCACACACTTGGTGCTTGGTGGCCACTTGCTCCCTGTCCCCTTAAGCATGCTCTCTAGTCCTATGGGATGCGCTGACAAGGCTCCGCTGCTGCCACTGGGTGATGGGGTGAGCAGAGGTGCAGAGACCCGACTTCAAAGTACAAGGCAGCTTGTGGAACCCTGTCCATCGCAGGCAGCCACTGGGTTTGTGCTGTTGtcttcctccagcactgctcaagGGAAGTGCTTGCTTGAAAACTGAGAGGTATGGCTATAACAGTGCAAAtgtttgggaggttttttgttgttgttttgttggtggtgtggtttggtttggttgttgtttttttggtttgagttttttaaaaaaccaaccatCTGTCTGTCTTGGTAGGTAATCACTTTCTTTAATCTCTGTACTTGAATGAAATGGTGTAACAAAACAGCACTGGATATTTACAAGATAAAGAGACACTGTGAAGGTCCTAGCCTTTCTATAGCACTGCTGTGTGTTTTACGCTCTACTTATTTGATAACTTACATATTATGTGTTCTAATTATCCTTAAAATTGTTAATCATGTTTTacatatgaattttaaaaaacaaaattagctTACTAGCTTTATAggcttggaaaagaaacacaattcAGTCTTCAAACAATATCTGCTATATAaatcttttctgtattaaataaaaCCCCTAAAATTTGAGTGATGAATGCACTGGTTATTGGTTTTTTAAACTGATCACAGCACACCACAAACATGTACTTCTAGCATCCTGCTTCTTAATTTTGTGTGAAAGATACTGAATCTTCAATAAttctgtgggggttttttttctgagtgtCCTTGCAGCCTGTTTAGGTGGAATGTGTATGGAgcaattactattttttttctttttaatctttatgttgaatataaaaattaaacttgTCTTTGGCAAAAAGTACATTGCATTGAAATCACTCAGTTATCTTGTTTATCGGAAAGGAGTAATAAGCTGGCTTCAGTACGCTTAGTAGCTCTTGCAAACAACCAGGACCAAACACAGGGAGATGTTTTACTTCTGCTATTACTGTTAATGTAAATACTTAGCAATGCTTGATTGTGGTtgatgaaagaaacagaagtagtGAGTAGGTGTCTTCTACCAACAAAAGGATCCTGGAAGTTGCTATCAGGATGGAGGCTGGTGGGGAGCTGAGCCTGGCTATGGGGGAGGGCTGCGCTGGGGTTTGCTGTTGCAGCTGGAGCGTTATGCTTCTCTACTTCTGAATCCACTCTTGAAGCAGTGAGTGCCTTACTGCCAGCATACCAAGCATAAAATGTACCATGGGGTTCAAAAGCAGCTTGTATAACTCCCATGCACAGCAGTGCAATGTGTTTGCACATCCCTGGGATGTGTCCATGCTCGTGCAAGCTCCCAGCATGTTTGGGAAGTTATTTCTGATGATGCCCTCCCAGCTTTTGCCTGCAGGACTGGGCTCCcatctgctggcagcagagacctcaaatggagttttatttctccttcatttgGAATTAATTAACAGCAGCTTAGTATTCGTAATGAAGTAGGGGCTTGGGATTTTTGTCTCAGTAACTCCTTTGTTTTGACCTTTTATACAGTATTAGGGTCATGTCCGCAAGAATGTTCCCTGGGTGTAGGGTATTTCCAATGCTGTAAGTGCTAGTGGAATGAACAGAGTTGGCCATTAGTCGCTATAATTGATCCTTTCTCTGAGTCTTACAGGcagctttattctttctttcatataaATGGCAGGAAAAGACTTAAAAGAACATTTAGAGAGGACAGTTACTTTGTCAGAGGGGTATGTGCATGAAGCTGGGATACAAAAGCAGGCATCTCTCAGTGAGTTATGCTGCTGTCACTG
This genomic window from Strigops habroptila isolate Jane chromosome 8, bStrHab1.2.pri, whole genome shotgun sequence contains:
- the AADAC gene encoding arylacetamide deacetylase; this encodes MGSKLLCLVLASIVLAYYVYSPIPEDSEEHWKVMLITATFKTFRNLAGVAEYLGLMHYMDVVTLIGTMQYVAPMSDENVIVTDTEFNNVTVRLYLPRKASDGLRRAVVYFHGGGWCIGHVGMKPYDLLARWTSNTLNAVVVSVNYRLAPKYRFPIQFEDVYSVTKFFLQSSVLSQYGVDPDRVCVAGDSAGGNLAAAVAQQLSEDPEVKTKLKVQALLYPALQVLDLNLPSYQENENDPILSRSLTVRFWSEYFTSDLSLREAMISNRHVPVESSHLFQFVNWSNLLPEEMKKDHIYISPTYGSSKLAQKYPGFLDLRAAPLLAGDAQLRKLPRTYILTCEHDVLRDDGVMYARRLQAAGIPVTHDHAKDAFHGAMAFISFPTELAVGRRLLNRYIEWLNENL